A region of the Anguilla anguilla isolate fAngAng1 chromosome 16, fAngAng1.pri, whole genome shotgun sequence genome:
TCTTGGACTTGCAGGTTAGTGCAAAATGAAGTTTAGCCTGCATGTCAACAGAATTGTAATTTCAACCTTGCATCTCTGTTCTCTGCATTTCTTTCATAAGTGGGCTGTAAGCCGACAATTACCCATGTTTAAgcccagtggttcccaaccctgttgctggagatctaccgtcctgtgtATTTTTACTCCAAaccaaagcacacctcattcaacagctagagatcttgttaaGATGCTAATtcgtagaatcaggtgtgccaaattatcgttgaaataaaaacctacataACAGTAGATCTCCAAGGGAATGACTGTTTTCGCCCTAGTTTCTTttccacaaaatacattttctactgCATTTtgagaatgaaatgaaacaagatAGAAATGGCTGCCTTGGATTATTTTCAGGGGTGGAAAATCCAGGGGTCAATGTGAGGTCAAGCCCTGCCCTGTGTTtcaaccagctgatttcactaattagtactacctcctggctgaagagctGTGCCAATTAGCTAAtccaaagaattaaaaaatactgGGGaagatttttactttctgaatctGGATTTTTCACCTCTGATTATTTGTTTCTCCATGAGGAGGCCTTGCCCTCTGACAGTCTCAAAATAACAGTGTATATATGAAAAGTTATCTATCTTATaccaaatatattttgattcaACAACGGACTTGTATTTCCTCCTTGCCAGCttttgctgtgctttttttccatgtattatttattttccccacagAGTGGCGCTGTTGAGTTACAGTAATTGTAAACTGAATTCAAGCAGACTCATCTTCAGTGACTCATTGACTATGGCAAGATTTTAActgtgagtatatatatatagttgttgtttttgattttgatcATATGTAGGCTGTCTGATGTATGCTGTGAAATAGTGTACAATCTCTGGCAGTTTTGAtctcatcagttttttttttgtttgttttttaatgggaaCATTTCTACTTGTGTGTAGACACGGTGTGTTCAGTCACGTTtgtgtttgaatattttatggtaacttaatattttatggaaaggttatttttctgttcatctTGTCTCCTTAACTTTTGAATTCTGCAATATGCAGGCATAATTtaaaactcatgtcccctaTTGTGTATTTTTGAGTTTTGCTTAGATTTCAAATACTGtccttccattttttaaatataaaatatttaaaaaaggtttttttccccctgtgtcTTTGCTAGCACAAAATGGATCCTGTACTTCTACAACACTGTGGCCTTCCAGGACTGTGGTAGTGTGGTTATAGTAATTAGGCGAATACCAGAGTTGAAGTTTCAGTCAACATCTTAAGACTAGGACCATAGTGTGGTTATGGTGACAGTTGCACGTATAATCAGAAACTGAAGAGAAGAACACTAGGAATGTTTATGGTCTGCAGGAATAGGATGAGCCCCCAAAAAACCAGCACAGCAATGTGGCTAGGGCCAGCACAAGAGGACTCTGGGATGCGGAGTGTCCGGCATTGTCCAGCGGAAAGTAGCCGTAGTTGGTCCTGCAGGCATTCTCCACCTGCTCATAGGGGATGGGTACATCATCTGGTTGATCTTTACTGAGGCTGTCTCGCACCTTTCAGGAGAAAAACGCACAGATGTTTCACTCGGATCCAGCTTGGATTTGGTAAAGGTTGTTTTATCAGCATGTACCAGGCCTTTTATTGTAGATGCAGTAATTATGTGTGAGGCTTTACTACATGAAGGGCTGAGTTTGTTCTGATGTCGGACAGTTCCTCAAACCACGGGAATCATCTTGATGTGTGGTTGGCTACTGAGTGAGTAAAGCAAGTTTGCTGTGTACAGGCAGTCAAACACAAGTGAAACACTACCAAATAAGACTAGTGGAAAGCTGTGTTCTTTGACTAgtgaactgcagtgtgtgatctGCACGGCAGTGAAAACTAGGCTGGGGCAGCGGCTGCTGATCTCACCCTCTCCACGTCCTTGAGGACCCTGAGCAAATTCTCTCCCAATGCGCCTCTGACCTCTGTGTCGTTCCAGCCCCGCCTCAACAGCTCTGCCACAAGGTCGGGAAACTTGGAGACATCCTCCAGACCCTTGGGCACTCTGGGTAGATAACATGATGGGGTCAGGTTGACCAGGGGATAGATAAATGCACAGGGATCATTTAAAGTAAACCGACTAAACTTGATGATACTCTCATGATCTGTCAAGAAAGCTTCCCTCttaaaattgtaaatattttttttgatagATTTGAAAATTGGGAGTAATCCAATTtcccttttttcagtttttaaatctaCCTGTTAAGCTTTATTTTTTGACACGTATTCATGGCTCTGAAACTGTTTCACACTAAATCACTTCATGCATTCTATTGAATTAGTCAGTGACTTTTTGCCATCATTCCATCTGCGTACAGTTTGGTAAGAACAGTATAGAATAGACAGGTGTAATTATTTATCACATTGAGAATCCTGGGTACACAGCTTAAAATCCATGGTTGTTTCCTCACCTTCTCACTCCGTCATAATCAGAACCAAAGCCAATGACTGTGTGGCCGGCTACCCTTTTGATGTGATCAAAGTGATCTGAATTCAACAAAAAGGAGGAATTGCAGGTATATTTTTAAAGTCTTTAGAGTTTAATATTTCAGTACATTAACATGGTGACTCTTGGATGTGTGAGATGGCACTGACCTGCCACTTGGGAGAGATTAGCCGTCTGGCTGCATGTGACGTAGTCGTTGTAGAAGTTCACCATGACAATCCCTGCCTTGTCTCTCTAAAGTAAGTATAAAAGTCATAATTAGGTGACCTCTGAGCTGAGAATGAGGCTAGAGTCTGTGACTATAGGGACCAATCTGAACTCGATTTGCAGACCTTTACCAAGCAAACCACTTGTGAGACTGATTATCTGTCGCCTCTTCCCTTTATAGTGTAATAGGAGAGTGCCCTTGCTTTCTGGTTTGTGAGATTTTCTTGATGGCTTATTAACATGCAGATATTCCTTGCCAAAGCAAGCTATGAAATTCGTAACTATTGTTCTGTTGCGATTGTTCTGTCGGATCTTCATATCTTTCCAAAAGTGCCAAAAAGACACATTGTGAATGTGtctattatgtttttatatttattgagagtattcaaaattatttcttGTTGTATATTTTGCTGTGGCTACTAATTGATCAGTCAACCAAACTAGGCTAACTTGTTATTCAGTAGCGTAGCCATGAAAAACAATATCACAGAAATGGccaaaaataattcataattggCAGGCTGGGACCATTAGTGCTCAGCAGGTTTCCAATAAAAGTTGTAATCAAGGGGAAGAGTTGTGTTCCTAGAAGACTCTACTTCAGAAGCTTTCCAGGACTGTCTTTAAACCCCAAATTGACTCCAAACTCAAAACTGCAACTTGGTCAAAGTGTAGGTGTCCCTGGTTAGATCAAAAGCCTGTGTACACCACAGTCAGTCTCCTCCTGGGCCAAACCCTATAATAATTAGGCATTGGTACAGATTATCCCAATTAGGACGCCCACCCCTGCCACTCACCACTCTCTTAAGAACAGCATCCGGAACGTTCCGCTTGTGTTGGCACAGAGAGTATGCAGAGGAATGGCTGAAGATGACTGGAGCCTTGGATAAATCCAGCACCTGATTCATCACCTTCTCGGACACGTGCGCCAAGTCAATCAGCATCCCTAGGCGATTCATCTCCTTTATCACTTGCTGGAGGCATTCAACACAGTCATTCAGTTCAGTCAGTCACATCCCTTTTGCAGAACAATACTTCTGCTTTGAATGAGTAGACTAtcttaattacttttaaaaatggacagggtttaaaatgtcagtgttctTTGGGTGCTGAATCCACAGTAGGATTTGATGGTTTGGTGATCCTGAGTCTGCTTGAGATGGATATAAGGTCTGTCCGTACACCTTATGCTCCAGAAAAAGAcataaaggcattttaaaagctttgttttgttaaatgatTCATTCAATGTGAACAGAGACCTCTATGCAccataatacattatttattttgacaaaggTGAAAGCAAGAGGAAAAAGGTCTGCCAGCAATGCCCTGCACAGTATTTGTATTAAAACAGTGTTGACCACAGGTTTTACCCCATACGGCCTATTCAGTATCATGTCATTTTCTACTCTTTTGTCCAGGTATGCTGGGTGAAATTCTCATGCCCAGCCTAGGCCAAAATTATAGTGTATTATTTCTGGCCTCAGGATAATAATACTTACCACAAGATCACAGACCattgcccccccttcccctccaggGCCCGGGACAGCATACCTGGTTgttgtgtcccccccccctccacccctccaacAGTGGCAGCTCTGCTTCTGTCAAGAACCTGACGTGCTTACTTTTCCAAATGGAGACAATCCATTATGCACTGGGGCTTCTGTTCCTGTATCCACTTTCCAGTTATCAACCcttaaagaaataaatggaatgtttgCCATTAGAATCCAGTTAATTTACTGTATGTGCACCTATGTGGCTCGGCtgcataaattatttttatctcaAAAACTGACATTGAGGATGATGCAGCAATGAGAGAGATCTATAATTATCTGTAAAAATCAAGAGCTACTTATCTTTTAAAATGCCAAAGTAAATTTACCTTAGtttactatatttaaaaaaaaattgtgaaaagcACCCAACAAGATTGTtgctttttcacaaaaatgcacGCAATGCTCGCacgcagtgcctgctgggttGCCAGGTGCAGTGCGCAGGGATTGAGCAgtgttgcattatgggtaattGGGGGCTACTCACCAGGGTGTATTGCAGCTATGCGTGAGGGTGAGGTAGCGCACACCCAGCCGGTACATGATCCGCAGAATGCCCAGGCTGCTGTCGATGGAGTGCCCGCCCTCCACTCCAATCAGACTGGCAGTTTTGTTCTGGATAAAAGCTTCCATTATATCTATGGTGTAGGGCAGAGTATGGTGCTCCAGTCATACATCAGTGATAATTCACTACTTTATGCTATATGCCGTggggttttcagtttttttttttttcttacacgGATTACCCTTCGACTGAATATTACGTCTGTTTAAACTGACTGTAGAAGATGAGAACAGCACCTTTTTACATGGCCATGAAAACCACTCCTTGTGAGGGCTCTTGGCTCCAATGTATCTCACCTTGGCTGCTGGTGGCAAACATGAAGGATTCTGGGTATGCATCACACATTCTGTGGATGATGTCAATCTGATCCAGAGTTTGCCTGACTGCGTCCTTGTGCTGCGTGTCACATGGTACGTAGGCAGACCAGAACTGTAGATGAAGACGACATAAGTTTAGACAGCATGAAGTGTCGGTCTGAGGTActgatgtgttttgtgtctgtgtgcgtgtgcgcgtgcgtgcgtgttaaCCTGTACCTGTGCTGCCAGATGGCCCTCTTTAATTTTGGggatgttggtgtgtgtggtttgtatgGTGTTCAGATCCACTTTGCTAAGCTGGTTGTTGAATTGCTTCCTTATCTGCCAGGGAAGGTCATTGTGTCTGGGGGGATGGAGGTCAAACATAAGTTATAGGGCATGCATGTACCCTGCAGACACTTGAAGGGCATACTGAACGTACAGTTATGAAATAGGTACAacagtgtttctctgtgctaTATCTCAGATCCTCAGAACCATTATTCATGGACATGTCTCTGATTTCATATTTGCTGTGAACAGCACCTGATTTACTAAGTTGGTTATACAGATCCCTCAGCTTTAAGCTACACTTTACTCTTACACATTCATACAAATACTTGCTGTAATTATCGTGCAATGTGAAAGATGTCATATTAAAAGGAAAGACATATGTAATACATAACTTATGAGAGAAATGCCATCTGTCCAGTATGAAATGCAGTACCTGAACACAAAACTCATGTTGTCTGTGGGTCATTGTGGTTGTGCTCGTATTTCAAACTTAATGTAGGATAATTTTGTGATCATGCAGTTAGGAGAGGTGGAAGTGCCAGTCTCTTACCCATCTATCAGAGGGGTCTGCTTCATCAGCTTTAAGGCTTTGTCCTTGTTGCGGTCCATAGCGGAGCAGTGCGTGAGAGCCACAACAGCCCACAGTGTCCAAAACCACCACATGATTACCTGTCTCTGCTCTGATTCGCCTATGataaccttttatttaaaaaaaaaacaaaaacgcatGAAATAATTATTCTGACTGAACCGAACCCGTCCCTCTCGTGGCCACGGTGTTACTGAGCTCCTTGCTCTGTATCCCACAGTCGTCTTCTGTCCAGCCCCTCTCCTCTTGTCTATGGTATTTATTACTGTTTGTCTGAACACACATAGCCATGcacctcttctgcaatattccTGAGTTAATGGTTAATGTGCCAGATGTCCAGCTGGGTTccgcaagggaaggtcatgcctggtAAACCTTCTggtatttttttcagaagctaccaagtgtttagATTATTACAAGGCACATGATATTATATACTAAGTTTTCCAAAAGTTATTTGATAAGATACCACAAGACTTGTGGACTTGTTACTAAAATGAAGATGGTAGGAATTAGAggatgtatttcagagtggatttgtaactggctacagggtagaacacaaagagtagctgtaggagggatattatctgagcagggaactggTGGAAGTGGAGTTCCACAAGGAttggtgctgggaccactgctcttccccctatcaatgaccttgacagggacatagaaaagtgcattagtcaaatttgcagatgatttAAAACTGGGAgacccagctaatagtttggaatctactaaagtaatccaagaagatttaaataaaatgcagaagtAGGCAGCAGCCTGACAAATGATATTTAATATAGCCATAagacaaatatgaaattatgcatgtgggaaataaaaacattaggcaggattattTTAtaggaggaacaaaattggaatgtgctcaatttgaaaaatacTTGGGGGTAGTGGTTGATAAAATCCTTTCAGgatctaggcactgtgctgtagcagtaaacaAAGGGCAATGGAATGCTGGGATATATTGCCAAAAGTATTAAGTATAAAAGCAAGGAAGTTATATTTATACAATACATTAGTTACACCTCACTTGAAGTATTGCATGGTGTTCTGGGACCCacactacaagaaagatatagaggctctggaagaGGTTCAACAAAGAGCAATCAGATTGATTCCttgtatgaaagataaaagctgtgaggaaagacttaagatgcttgaCCTAAAAAAGGAGTAAAAGGAGactgatttgattgaggcttttaaattgataaatggatactatctagtctgtaggtaatgagcactaatttagtcaggaaaatggcgagcattgtcaggctaaatggcctgttctcgttgttacattattttatgctatgttatgtcaTGGCCAATAAAACTCTGTTCTGATTGTTGCTGATTGCTGTGTCTTACAGTAAAACCAATAAAATGAGTAATAAGTAATAAAGACCAGTGTCCCTCGGTTTTTTGATCAACTGGTTACAGTCCATATAATCAAGCTGCTGAGTACAGGATGACTGAAAATATCTGGTAACAACTTGCCTTTGATTATAGTATATAAACCTATAATTACCCCAAGTGAGGCTTCACTATGTTTGCATTTGAGTAAGTTTAGGAGATGGTACTGGAAGATAAGATATGAAGGAACATTTAATCTCTTGAAAATCCTCTGTTCAAGGCCATGATATGCTGACATCAGCCATGTTTAATTACCGGCATCATCAACAAGGTTGATTATTAGTGCAATGAATTAGTCCTTTACATGCAGTCTGCTATCTATCCAGGAGAGTGCAGACCAGCTTGTTTTCTCCTCAAAGGCGCATGATGTGAGCTGCCATTTCTTATCACACTGCAGGGCACGAGACAACCTTGCACAGACATGCGACATTAAGAGTCTCTCTACTTGGCTTAcccctttaaggtgcaagacTGTACATATGTgaatagaatgttcttaaccgaatattctaatgccgatgttacgagcaacggagttctagaacactgacttatcattttgaaaaaacattctaaaaaaatatatactcaaagggttaaaggctGGTGTGTGAAGGGTCAGTGCTGACTGAGCTCTGCCATCCTCATGGTGCTGGAGCCAGCTGTGAATCGCCCTCTGGGGCTGTTGCCACCGGCAGCACTGCCATGATCTGTCATCACTGCTGTGATCAGGACTGCCATGATTTCATATACCAGACTGCCAGGCCCCCTCTATGCACAATTCCATAAGAAAGATTGTCAGAGGGGTGAATGGTCACAGATAGACTACTCCAATATATGGCAAAAGTActccatatttatatttatttttctattagaATGCATCAGCAAATAGTGGCCACTGagtattaattttaaaatactacATGTACTTTAATAAATTGGCATTAACAATAGTCTCCCATGTCCTTTGCCtcattatgtaaatataaaatgttagtATGAACTTCAAACCTTACTGACTACTCCCTTAGAAATGGAACTGGTCAAAATCCCTCTCCCCTAAACCTATATTAAGATTAAATTTATTAATCTCAGGAACAGAGTTGATGCAAACAAGCAGAAATGTCaacttgtatttaaaaatgcttaCAAACATTTTACTCCTTTAATATGTTTCCCTTCCTTTTTTATATCgtatgaaagaaaaatggcatCTCTGACTTTTCTTTTGTGGCTGCCTCCTTTCATGGCTCCCTTGGGCACccgattgaccagcaggggtcactagacCCCGCACTAACCAAACTCTCCTGTACCCTGGGCAACACAATCGCAAATTACGCATCACCCtatggagctactggccacagtcggcGCTGGCGTGGGTTTTGATACGATCCCAGACCGTGGGGTTCATTCttgcaccacagcatggtgccttaaccacCAATATGACACCTAGCCGCCCCTGCAAATTAGCATTCTAGTATCTGGAAAAAGTACCAGCCCCTCAAGCTACTGTGTTAAATCTGATTCATTTCTAATGTCATTTAACCATCTTGAAACTAGTGAATATGTGAAAGTGAAATTACTTCATCTGTTAGGCATGTAGGCTTTCCATCGACAAACTAAAATTGTATTGGCAATTTgattttctgtatatttatgGACTGCCCTGTTTTATGCACTTGCAGTATTATGGTTGCTGATATCTCAAATGTGAATTGGCGCACTAAAATTTATGACGTTAATCTGGTGGTGGATGCCAAGTTTTTAATGCTCTCCTCATGCTTCAGGCATGTGAAAAAGCAAGATAATCATTACAGTGAAACACAGCACATTTAGTTTAAATATAGCAGTACTGCAAGCAACCCAACTTATTATAGTTGCtataggctacattacattatatgtaTTTGGCAGGTGAAAGTGAAATATGTCTCAACTCCAGGAAGTTACAAACTTGTGCTAAAAATCATGTATACTTTCAGgagaaaatctatttaaatcagtttattaagatacagtatatattatatatgaaatagAGGTTAAATTGATgttaatttatgttttcatatgtAATATTGACCATACAATGATGTATTAAGCATATTTTTAAGCTCAAGTTTTCTCTGGCCATAAGCTAATATTGACAGATTGTCACAATAATGTTTGATCTGTCTTCCTTCTGGTTGTTATTTGTTTCATGCTGAATTCTCCTCCCTTGCACAAGGTCAGTTTATCAGTGAAACAAGATAAATTTCTTATCTGAACACCAGCACACTGTTTCATATAATGCATTCTGGGTTGTATCTAAACTGATAGGGTGCCTGTTTGATTGATACAGAATGGATGCTTGATAACCTACACTTGGAAGAAAAAGTAGTGTATACGAGAACTGTTATTCTTGTGGTAATGAACACTGGGATCAGGAAGCTATTCTGCAATAAACAATTAGCCATATGGAACGAGTGGTGAGCGTAACGGGAGAGAAACAGTCATTGCTCAATTGCTAGTAGTCGCTAGTGCAGGAAAACCTGAGGTTTGATGTAAGGGACACAGATTGATGAAGTTTATATGAAATAACAGctagctgcttcttttcatctGCAGGTTACCATTTGCACAATTCAGGAGTGTGAGgaagtggcggggggggggggggggggtgtctggaaAAGTGTTACCCTCGGGACATTTCAGCTAATTGCAATCCACCTTTAACAGCTGCCAGCTACCAtaactttgttcatttttgaagttcatactcatgtctgtgtgtttaccATTGTTTATCACCTATTGTGAATTAGCATTTAGGTCATTTGTATATGTGAAATGGACACAagcctctttttaaaaaaagaaaatcgctaatttctttaaatttaaacaaatcCCAGTTTGaaatttctttaaatttaa
Encoded here:
- the LOC118215672 gene encoding dipeptidase 1-like, which codes for MWWFWTLWAVVALTHCSAMDRNKDKALKLMKQTPLIDGHNDLPWQIRKQFNNQLSKVDLNTIQTTHTNIPKIKEGHLAAQFWSAYVPCDTQHKDAVRQTLDQIDIIHRMCDAYPESFMFATSSQDIMEAFIQNKTASLIGVEGGHSIDSSLGILRIMYRLGVRYLTLTHSCNTPWVDNWKVDTGTEAPVHNGLSPFGKQVIKEMNRLGMLIDLAHVSEKVMNQVLDLSKAPVIFSHSSAYSLCQHKRNVPDAVLKRVRDKAGIVMVNFYNDYVTCSQTANLSQVADHFDHIKRVAGHTVIGFGSDYDGVRRVPKGLEDVSKFPDLVAELLRRGWNDTEVRGALGENLLRVLKDVERVRDSLSKDQPDDVPIPYEQVENACRTNYGYFPLDNAGHSASQSPLVLALATLLCWFFGGSSYSCRP